A region of the Apium graveolens cultivar Ventura chromosome 6, ASM990537v1, whole genome shotgun sequence genome:
TTAAGTAGTTTCCCAATCAAATTGTCACACACATTTTTCTCAATGTGCATAACATCGAGACAGTGATGTACATGATGAAATCTCCAATATTCtaagtaaaaaaaattaacttTTTCTTCCATGGACAGACTACCTTCTTTGCCGTCTTTACTTCATTTCCTAAAGTAAATTTAATTTTCTCTTGTTGCTCTAAAACCTATTCTCCAGAAAGGGGTTGACGTGGTTGTCCAAAATCTTGTTCGCCATTAAAAGCCGCTTTCTTCCTTCTATATGGATGATGCCTATGAAAATAGCGACGGTGACCTTGATAACACATATTCTTGCTATGGGATAAGTATTTAGCAACAGTATCATCACCGGATACAGGACAAGACATATACCCCTGATTCACGCAACCTGATAAATTTTCGTATGTCGGGAAGTCATTTATCGTCCATAACAACTTTGCTCTTAAAGTGAAAAAAGATTTTGTACTTATACATTCGGCTCACCTTCTTCCCATAGCTTCTTCAAATCATCAATCAACGGTTGTAGAAATACATCGATGTTATTACCAGGCTCATGTGGACCAGAGAATAGTActgttaacatcataaacttcctcttcatgcataaccatggaggaagattataaGTTACCAAAACTACTGGCCAACATTTCTACCTATTAGTTAGACCGTTATTATGTGGGTTGATACCATCTGCTGCCAAAGCTAAGAGGAGGTTCTTTGGCTCATTACCGAAGGTTGGCCACCTATAATCAACGTTCCGCCAAGACGGTGAATCCGCTGGATGACGCATTTGTCCATCTTGAATTCTTTTATCGGAATGCCAAGTCAAAAGTTTAGCGGTTGAAGCAGATTTAAACATCCGTTAAAATCTGGGAATAATTGGAAAGTACCACATTACTTTCGCTGGAATATTAACCCTAGCTTTCCCATCCTTCCCCAGCTTCCAACGAGATAGACGACACTTGGGACACTCAGAAGCATTCTCGGTTACACCACTGTACAGGACACACTCATTCGGATATGCGTGGAATTTGACGTATTTGAGGCTTAAATTAGATAGTGTTTTCTTTGCTTCATACACATTAACGGGAAAGACATGATCTTGAGGAAGTAAGGAACCCACAGAAGATAGTAGGTCAGTAAATGCATTATCGCTAATACCGAATCTCGCCCTCCAGTTATGCAATTTTAACATTGAATCTAGTTTACTGCATTGACTACCCTCATATAAAGGTTGTTGAGCATCAGCTACAAATTGCTTGAATTCATACGAATCTTTATCGTAATCATCAGCCCCTGAATTATTATATGCTGCTTTGCAAATATCAAAGGCTTCCGTCGTATCAGGATTAGGAACATGAGCCTGATTGGTGTTAGAAGCAGCAGTTGACCTAGAAGTAGTGTTAGATTCCCCATGCCAAATCCATTTAACGTAACCCAAGCTAAACCCATTTTCATACAGATGACCCCTAATAACTTTTACGGAGAACTTTTTGAAATTGCCGTAGCGTGAACACAGACAAGGTATGCATATGCTCCTAGGATCTTTACTATTTTCTTCGGCGTAAATCAAAAAATTTTCAACCCCGATTTTGTATTCTAATGTATCTCTGTCTTTCACGATCCATGTTTTATCCATCTGTTGTTCCATCTATACAGGACCTACCTAATTGTcattacaaaataaattaaataacaataacaataataaacTAATATCGTTTACAATGCTAATGACTATCCCTGCTTCAAGCACCTATGGAGAAATGTCAAAAGTTTAATATCATTTACAATGCTAAGGACAAGTTTTCGGTAATGGATTTCTACTTCAACAGTTTTTACAGCAACAAACTAATGAAATAAATTTTGTTCAAGAAGCATCAACACCAGAATATGCATAAATAAAATCAAGACATAAATTCATTTCATTAGTTACATAAATTCATGTAAGGGACACATAAATTCCACCTATTTCATAGAGATTAAATTAATAAGCAGATTAAATAAGTATTTAACATCTTACCAGAAAAGTAATTAACAAATTACTAACTAAACTTGCAGAGTATAAACAAATAAGAAAAGTATAAAcaaattaaacttgcacaaattaaacttgcacaaatTACTTAAAATCTTACCAGAAAAGTATAAACAAAAAAATTAACAAAGTAACTGCTACTCTCGAACAAATTAACAACATGCAAGTTTAAGAAAT
Encoded here:
- the LOC141665551 gene encoding uncharacterized protein LOC141665551, whose product is MEQQMDKTWIVKDRDTLEYKIGVENFLIYAEENSKDPRSICIPCLCSRYGNFKKFSVKVIRGHLYENGFSLGYVKWIWHGESNTTSRSTAASNTNQAHVPNPDTTEAFDICKAAYNNSGADDYDKDSYEFKQFVADAQQPLYEGSQCSKLDSMLKLHNWRARFGISDNAFTDLLSSVGSLLPQDHVFPVNVYEAKKTLSNLSLKYVKFHAYPNECVLYSGVTENASECPKCRLSRWKLGKDGKARVNIPAKRKFMMLTVLFSGPHEPGNNIDVFLQPLIDDLKKLWEEGCVNQGYMSCPVSGDDTVAKYLSHSKNMCYQGHRRYFHRHHPYRRKKAAFNGEQDFGQPRQPLSGE